From the genome of Veillonellaceae bacterium, one region includes:
- a CDS encoding phosphate ABC transporter substrate-binding protein, producing the protein MKLFRKSKTFIAAVALMAGVGLLAGCGGTKEQASGTEVQGTVTAAGSTALLPLLKPAQEEFQKKNPKVTVNIAGGGSFTGMNQVASGAVNIGNSDIALTPEYRDKGLVDFKVVVLPFVFITNPDVTVDSLSHQQYVDILTGKITNWKEVGGKDQKITIIHRAKSSGSRATIADVVLNGASFTDAAVIQDSNGAVKTAIASTPGAIGYVDAAYIDGTVKALAYNGVQYTPDAVISGKYPVYSYGHMYTKGQPTGAVKAFIDYVMSPEFQNAHVEKNNFVPITKMKK; encoded by the coding sequence ATGAAATTATTCCGTAAATCAAAAACATTTATTGCGGCAGTTGCGCTTATGGCTGGGGTAGGGCTTTTGGCAGGCTGCGGCGGTACCAAGGAGCAGGCAAGCGGCACAGAAGTACAGGGTACGGTAACGGCAGCAGGTTCCACTGCGCTGCTTCCGCTCTTAAAGCCGGCCCAGGAAGAATTCCAAAAGAAGAATCCTAAAGTAACTGTAAATATTGCCGGCGGCGGCTCGTTTACCGGTATGAACCAGGTTGCATCAGGCGCAGTAAATATCGGCAATTCTGATATAGCGCTCACTCCTGAATATAGGGATAAAGGTCTTGTCGATTTCAAAGTAGTTGTACTGCCCTTTGTATTCATCACGAACCCAGATGTAACTGTTGACAGCTTAAGCCATCAGCAATATGTAGATATCTTAACCGGTAAAATTACTAACTGGAAAGAAGTTGGTGGTAAAGATCAGAAAATTACCATTATCCATCGTGCTAAATCTTCCGGGTCCCGCGCAACAATTGCTGATGTCGTTCTCAACGGCGCTTCGTTTACCGATGCAGCAGTAATTCAAGATTCTAACGGCGCGGTTAAAACTGCTATTGCCAGCACCCCTGGCGCAATAGGTTATGTTGATGCTGCATATATAGATGGCACTGTAAAAGCGCTTGCTTATAACGGCGTACAATATACTCCCGATGCAGTAATCAGCGGTAAATACCCGGTATATTCTTATGGTCACATGTATACTAAAGGCCAACCGACCGGTGCTGTTAAAGCTTTTATCGATTATGTAATGAGCCCTGAATTCCAAAATGCACATGTTGAAAAAAATAATTTTGTGCCGAT